CCGGATGGTAAGCATATCCAGCAGCCCCTGCGTGGGATGCTCGTGGGTGCCGTCACCGGCGTTGATGACCCGCGCGGAGGTATGACGGGCGATGAAATGCGCCGCCCCGCTGGCCGAGTGACGGATGACGAAAGCATCTGCTTTCATCGCGTTCAGGGTCAGGATGGTATCCTTCAGGGACTCGCCCTTGGCCACGCTGCTGGTACTGGCGGCAAAGCCCGTGACGTCCGCGCTGAGGGTCTTCGCGGCCATCTCGAAGGACATCCGGGTGCGGGTGCTGTTCTCGAAGAACAGGGTGACCACAGACTTGCCCCGCAGGGTGGGCACCTTCTTGATGGGACGCGAAAGGATCTCCTTCATCTCCTGCGCCTGATCCAGAATGAGCTGGATTTCATCCGCGCTCATCTCCCTCAGCGCCAGAATGTTTCTGTTGAGTGCGCTCATTTTCCGCCCTGACCTCCCGCAGGCTTCTGAATGACCACCCGGTCCGCGGAGGGGTCGTCGCCCAGCATCACCAGCACCTCTTCCCTTCGCGAGGTGGGAAGGTTCTTACCCACGTAGTCCGCCCGCACCGGGAGCTCGCGGTGGCCTCGGTCCACAAGCACCGCCAGTTGGATGGCCGCCGGGCGCCCGAAGTCAATGAGCGCCTCAAGCGCGCTGCGCACGGAGCGGCCGGTGAAGAGCACGTCATCCACCAGCACGACCGTCTTGCCGGTCAGGGAGCACGGGATATCCGTGGGTACAAGCTCGGCGGTGCGGGAATCGTAGTCGTCTCTGTAAAGCG
The sequence above is drawn from the Armatimonadota bacterium genome and encodes:
- the pyrR gene encoding bifunctional protein PyrR, with product MAKTESVQVMDGDEIRRAITRIAHEIIERNHGADGLVFVGIQKKGVPLARRIRDAVQTIEGVELPLGTLDISLYRDDYDSRTAELVPTDIPCSLTGKTVVLVDDVLFTGRSVRSALEALIDFGRPAAIQLAVLVDRGHRELPVRADYVGKNLPTSRREEVLVMLGDDPSADRVVIQKPAGGQGGK